The proteins below come from a single Arthrobacter crystallopoietes genomic window:
- a CDS encoding ABC transporter substrate-binding protein translates to MPNRLPDDPRLRRLIGAQLSRRNILMGAGGLSLAGLLAACGTGGTGTTSNGQAGEAAAAEDLSASEKEVNWANWTLYLDYDDKSQSYPSLEAFTAATGIAANYSEDIDGNDTYFGKVQAQLAAGQDIGQDIITLTDWMAARLIRLGYTQELDHAKIPNAANLLQTLKNVDFDPGRKNSLTWQSGFAGIAWNKEAVPGGLKTVSDLWKPELKGRVEVLDEMRDTMGLMMLENGTDISGDWSADEFSNALDDLTKQISDGQIRQVKGNSYKEDLISGDALAVICWSGDITQLNFENGDKWEFALPDAGGTLWSDNLMVPIGAPHKANAEALMDFYYDPKNAATVAAYVNYICPVQGAREAMEKIDPELVENPLIFPSEDYLAKAHVFRSLSADEETDFTNRFQKAIGN, encoded by the coding sequence ATGCCAAATCGCCTGCCCGACGATCCCCGACTCCGCCGCTTGATAGGGGCACAGCTGTCCCGCCGGAACATCCTAATGGGCGCGGGTGGTTTAAGCCTCGCCGGACTGCTGGCCGCGTGCGGCACCGGGGGTACCGGTACAACGTCGAATGGCCAAGCCGGAGAAGCGGCGGCGGCGGAAGATCTCTCGGCGTCGGAAAAGGAGGTCAATTGGGCCAACTGGACCCTCTACCTCGACTACGACGACAAGTCCCAGAGCTATCCGTCGCTGGAAGCCTTTACCGCCGCGACGGGCATCGCGGCGAACTACTCCGAAGACATTGACGGAAATGACACTTACTTCGGGAAGGTCCAGGCGCAGTTGGCAGCCGGCCAGGATATCGGGCAGGACATCATTACGCTGACGGACTGGATGGCGGCGCGGTTGATCCGCCTCGGCTACACGCAGGAACTGGATCACGCCAAAATTCCGAACGCTGCTAACTTGCTCCAGACCTTGAAGAACGTCGACTTCGACCCCGGCCGGAAGAACTCGCTGACCTGGCAGTCCGGATTCGCTGGCATCGCCTGGAACAAGGAAGCCGTACCCGGTGGCCTCAAGACTGTCTCCGACCTGTGGAAGCCGGAGCTCAAAGGCCGCGTGGAGGTGCTGGATGAGATGCGCGACACGATGGGCCTGATGATGCTGGAAAACGGCACCGACATTTCAGGTGATTGGAGTGCGGATGAATTCTCGAACGCGCTGGATGACCTGACGAAGCAGATCTCGGACGGCCAGATCCGCCAGGTGAAGGGCAACTCCTACAAGGAGGATCTGATCTCCGGCGACGCCCTTGCCGTGATCTGCTGGTCCGGCGACATCACACAGCTGAATTTTGAGAACGGCGACAAGTGGGAGTTCGCCCTCCCCGATGCTGGCGGGACGCTGTGGTCGGACAACCTGATGGTACCTATCGGGGCGCCGCACAAAGCGAATGCGGAAGCCCTGATGGACTTCTATTACGATCCGAAGAACGCGGCGACGGTGGCAGCCTACGTGAACTACATCTGCCCGGTCCAAGGCGCCAGGGAAGCGATGGAGAAGATCGATCCGGAACTGGTGGAGAATCCCCTGATCTTCCCTAGCGAGGACTATCTGGCGAAGGCCCATGTCTTCCGCTCGCTCAGCGCAGACGAGGAAACCGACTTCACCAACCGGTTCCAGAAAGCGATCGGCAACTAA
- a CDS encoding TetR/AcrR family transcriptional regulator codes for MRKRATRRPAIAVSASGTHRSAGRPAQKVLSKELITSAALKLIEASGYDALTMSALARRLGVAPSALYNHVKSKHDVLLLLQDHLMNRVDVSGFGTLPWPEAVRNWAWSYRDVFTQHSPLIPVIAVLPVTGAPRTLQMYEELTRGFLDAGWPEPLVVPAIVALESFIFGSAFDVAAPEDIFETGELADSSPHFTSAVRARQLPADGAPADAAFRLGLDGLISGLDAQRREWADAASTAG; via the coding sequence CTGAGGAAACGAGCCACAAGGAGGCCCGCCATCGCGGTTTCAGCATCGGGGACGCACCGCTCTGCCGGACGCCCGGCACAGAAGGTCCTGTCCAAGGAGCTCATCACGTCGGCGGCCCTGAAGCTGATCGAGGCCAGCGGCTATGACGCACTGACCATGTCAGCCCTGGCCAGGCGCCTGGGCGTTGCGCCGTCCGCGCTGTACAACCATGTGAAGTCCAAGCACGATGTCCTCCTGCTCTTGCAGGACCATCTGATGAACCGGGTGGACGTCAGCGGTTTCGGCACACTCCCCTGGCCCGAGGCAGTGCGGAATTGGGCCTGGTCCTACCGCGACGTGTTCACCCAGCACTCCCCGCTGATTCCAGTCATCGCCGTGCTGCCCGTGACCGGCGCGCCTCGCACCCTGCAGATGTACGAGGAACTCACCCGCGGTTTTCTCGACGCCGGCTGGCCCGAGCCATTGGTGGTCCCTGCAATCGTTGCACTGGAGTCCTTCATCTTCGGCTCCGCCTTTGACGTGGCCGCCCCGGAGGACATTTTCGAAACCGGAGAACTGGCCGATTCCAGCCCGCACTTCACCTCGGCTGTGCGGGCGCGCCAACTGCCGGCGGACGGGGCCCCCGCCGACGCGGCCTTCCGGCTGGGGCTCGACGGGCTCATCTCCGGGCTGGACGCCCAGCGGCGGGAATGGGCTGACGCCGCCAGCACTGCCGGGTAA
- a CDS encoding ABC transporter permease, whose protein sequence is MRRRIGPWLVPVFGGLAFLFLLVPIAYVFAFSFNDAGRTNLTWRGFTLDNWRNPCGAPAVCEALANSLQISSIVTVIATILGTAIAIGLVRYRFRFNATANMLIFLPLATPEVVLGASLLAQFLNVGVDLGVGTIIIAHSMFCISFVVVAVKARVASLDPKLEEAAADLYASPIQAFWRVTFPLLLPGIVAAALLAFAMSFDDFIITNFNSGNVDTFPKFIYVAATRGIPAQANVIGSAMFIIALLIVIGGQILSNRRAKMLAAR, encoded by the coding sequence ATGAGAAGAAGAATCGGCCCATGGCTGGTACCGGTTTTCGGCGGATTGGCCTTCCTGTTCCTGCTGGTCCCCATTGCCTACGTGTTCGCCTTTTCGTTCAATGACGCCGGCCGGACCAATCTCACCTGGCGCGGCTTCACGCTGGATAACTGGCGCAACCCCTGCGGCGCACCGGCGGTGTGCGAGGCGCTGGCCAACAGCCTGCAGATCAGCTCGATCGTCACCGTCATTGCGACCATCCTGGGCACGGCCATCGCCATTGGCCTGGTGCGTTACCGGTTCAGGTTCAACGCCACGGCCAATATGCTGATCTTCCTGCCGCTGGCGACGCCGGAGGTGGTGCTCGGCGCGTCACTGCTGGCCCAGTTCCTGAACGTCGGTGTGGACCTGGGGGTGGGGACGATCATCATCGCCCACAGCATGTTCTGTATTTCCTTTGTGGTGGTTGCAGTGAAAGCCCGCGTGGCCAGTCTTGACCCCAAGCTGGAAGAGGCCGCAGCGGACCTGTACGCATCGCCGATCCAAGCCTTCTGGCGGGTCACCTTCCCGCTGCTGCTGCCTGGCATCGTGGCGGCCGCGCTGCTGGCTTTCGCCATGAGTTTCGACGACTTCATCATTACCAACTTCAACTCAGGCAACGTGGACACGTTCCCGAAGTTCATCTACGTCGCCGCAACCCGTGGCATTCCGGCGCAGGCCAATGTGATCGGTTCGGCCATGTTCATCATCGCGCTGCTGATTGTGATCGGCGGGCAGATCCTGTCCAACCGAAGGGCGAAGATGCTGGCCGCGCGCTGA
- a CDS encoding flavin monoamine oxidase family protein, translating into MERDVVIIGAGPSGLTAAWELEKAGLSVAVLEARDRVGGRTWTDTVDGAMLEIGGQWVSPDQTALLGLLDELGLDTFPRYRHGESIYIGPDAKRKRYTGELFPVTERTQDEMNRLIGILDALAAEAGPEAPWTHPMARELDTISFHHWLRKQSSDEDACNNIGLFIAGGMLTKPAHSFSALQAVLMAASAGSFSNLVDDNFILDKRVIGGMQQVSERLAAKLGDDVVLNSPVRTLRWVGQAPDAATAAAGSTHDGVTAISDSVTVRARFAIMAVPPNLYSRVSFEPPLPRRQHQMHQHQSLGLVIKVHAVYETPFWREDGLSGTCFSPTSVVQEVYDNTNYQDPRGTLVGFISDEKADAMFELSAEDRKAAVLEAVAEYLGPKALEPVVYYESDWGSEEWTRGAYAASYDLGGLHRYGKDQLTPVGPIYWSCSDLAAEGYQHVDGAVRMGQQTAARILGAAETAGTVTASASASTGAGEPAGTARHGA; encoded by the coding sequence ATGGAACGCGACGTCGTCATTATCGGCGCAGGACCCTCCGGGCTGACGGCTGCCTGGGAGCTGGAGAAGGCCGGCCTGAGCGTTGCCGTGCTGGAAGCCCGCGACCGCGTCGGTGGCCGCACCTGGACGGACACCGTCGACGGCGCCATGTTGGAAATCGGCGGCCAGTGGGTCTCGCCGGACCAGACTGCGCTGCTGGGGCTGCTGGACGAACTCGGCTTGGACACGTTCCCGCGCTACCGCCACGGTGAATCCATCTACATCGGTCCGGACGCTAAGCGGAAGCGCTACACCGGCGAGCTGTTCCCCGTCACCGAGCGGACGCAGGACGAGATGAACCGCCTGATCGGCATCCTGGACGCGCTGGCCGCGGAGGCCGGTCCCGAGGCACCGTGGACCCATCCGATGGCGCGTGAACTGGACACCATTTCCTTCCACCACTGGCTCCGCAAGCAGTCCAGCGACGAGGACGCCTGCAACAACATCGGCCTCTTCATTGCCGGCGGCATGCTGACCAAGCCCGCGCACTCCTTCTCCGCGCTGCAGGCCGTGCTGATGGCCGCCTCCGCCGGATCCTTCAGCAACCTGGTCGATGACAACTTCATCCTGGACAAGCGCGTCATCGGCGGAATGCAGCAGGTGTCTGAACGCCTCGCCGCAAAGCTGGGGGACGACGTCGTACTCAACAGCCCGGTGCGCACGCTGCGGTGGGTGGGTCAGGCACCGGATGCCGCTACCGCTGCCGCGGGTTCAACGCACGACGGCGTGACCGCCATTTCGGATTCCGTCACCGTGCGTGCCCGCTTCGCAATTATGGCCGTGCCGCCGAACCTGTATTCGCGGGTCTCCTTTGAGCCGCCGCTGCCGCGCCGCCAGCACCAGATGCACCAGCACCAGTCGCTGGGCCTGGTGATCAAGGTCCACGCCGTCTACGAGACTCCATTCTGGCGTGAAGACGGCCTTTCCGGCACCTGTTTCAGCCCGACCTCCGTGGTGCAGGAGGTTTACGACAACACGAACTACCAGGATCCGCGCGGTACGTTGGTCGGCTTCATCTCCGATGAAAAGGCCGATGCCATGTTCGAGCTCAGCGCGGAGGACCGCAAGGCCGCTGTCCTGGAGGCAGTGGCGGAGTACCTTGGTCCGAAGGCGCTGGAGCCCGTGGTCTACTACGAATCCGACTGGGGTTCGGAGGAATGGACCCGCGGCGCCTATGCGGCCAGCTACGACTTGGGCGGGCTGCACCGCTACGGCAAGGACCAGCTCACGCCGGTCGGTCCGATCTACTGGTCCTGCTCGGATTTGGCGGCCGAGGGCTACCAGCATGTGGACGGGGCCGTCCGGATGGGACAGCAAACCGCCGCCCGGATTCTCGGTGCTGCTGAAACCGCAGGCACTGTCACGGCCTCGGCATCTGCCAGCACCGGTGCCGGGGAGCCTGCCGGGACCGCGCGCCACGGGGCGTGA
- a CDS encoding ABC transporter permease, whose translation MSLLTAPRSSKVKPEETRSSSEIRADKRRGRVGYLLILPGFVFMLLFFVLPVFSLLATSLYTKPPGADIGQFMPALQFSNYTTVLSSYWPELVRSFAFALIATVAALAIGYPMAYLVAVRLRGRKLLQGILLVLIIAPFFTSFILRTQAWKQILADEGPVVGVLRAVALLPEDGRLTATAFAVVCGLTYNFLPFMTLPIYANLERLDTRLIEAGGDLYANSFTTFRTVTLPLSMPGVIAGTLLTFIPASGDYINAALLGNNQNTTMIGQVIDSRFFRVVDYPGASALSFVLMLAILFLVILYVRRFGTKELL comes from the coding sequence ATGAGCCTGCTGACGGCCCCGCGCAGCAGCAAGGTGAAGCCGGAGGAGACGCGCAGTTCATCGGAGATCCGCGCGGACAAACGCCGCGGACGAGTGGGCTATCTGCTGATCCTGCCCGGCTTCGTCTTCATGCTGCTCTTCTTTGTGCTGCCGGTTTTCTCCCTGCTGGCCACCTCGCTCTACACCAAGCCGCCCGGCGCGGATATCGGGCAGTTTATGCCGGCGCTGCAGTTCAGCAACTACACCACAGTGCTAAGCAGCTACTGGCCCGAACTGGTCCGGTCCTTCGCGTTTGCGCTGATCGCCACGGTGGCAGCGCTGGCGATCGGGTACCCTATGGCGTACCTGGTGGCAGTGCGGCTCCGCGGCAGGAAACTGCTCCAAGGCATCCTGCTCGTTCTCATAATCGCGCCGTTCTTTACCAGCTTCATCCTGCGAACGCAGGCGTGGAAGCAGATCCTGGCCGACGAAGGTCCAGTGGTCGGGGTGCTGCGGGCAGTGGCCCTGCTGCCCGAGGACGGGCGGCTGACCGCCACGGCCTTCGCCGTCGTCTGCGGCCTGACCTACAACTTCCTGCCGTTCATGACGCTGCCGATCTACGCCAACCTGGAGCGGCTGGATACCCGGTTGATCGAAGCGGGCGGTGATCTGTATGCCAACTCCTTCACCACGTTCCGCACGGTCACGCTTCCGCTGTCCATGCCGGGTGTCATCGCCGGCACGCTGCTGACCTTCATCCCGGCCTCGGGCGACTACATCAACGCGGCGCTGCTGGGCAATAACCAGAACACCACCATGATTGGGCAGGTCATCGATTCGAGGTTCTTCCGCGTGGTGGACTACCCGGGCGCCTCGGCCCTGTCCTTCGTGCTGATGCTGGCCATCCTGTTCCTGGTGATCCTGTACGTCCGCCGTTTCGGTACCAAAGAGCTGCTCTAA
- a CDS encoding universal stress protein, which produces MRRYVVGYTATENGRGAVNLAVALARSQQASLDLVVVHSPDSPYAGTYPPSDRGYERILAEQLDQWLAEGLALVPHDVTAKAHILQAESTAEGLIEAAREFSAAVIVVGAARRRRARGVGAQGLPAAAAGVHHAPDLRDRHQARRRRRSAGSVRGGVLAVPAVAAGVPGGLGPG; this is translated from the coding sequence ATGCGCAGGTACGTCGTCGGGTACACGGCCACCGAGAACGGCCGGGGCGCGGTCAATCTGGCCGTGGCCCTGGCCCGGAGCCAGCAGGCCTCGCTGGACCTGGTCGTGGTCCATTCGCCGGACTCGCCCTATGCCGGAACCTACCCTCCCTCGGACCGGGGCTACGAACGGATACTTGCGGAGCAGCTCGATCAGTGGCTGGCCGAGGGCCTGGCGCTGGTGCCCCATGACGTGACAGCGAAGGCCCATATACTTCAGGCGGAGTCAACCGCCGAGGGCCTGATCGAAGCCGCGCGCGAGTTCTCCGCCGCGGTGATCGTGGTGGGCGCTGCACGCCGCCGACGTGCCCGTGGCGTTGGCGCCCAAGGGTTACCAGCGGCAGCGGCAGGAGTCCATCACGCGCCTGACCTGCGGGATCGGCACCAGGCCCGGCGCCGACGACGTTCTGCAGGCAGCGTTAGGGGCGGCGTCCTGGCGGTCCCTGCCGTTGCGGCTGGTGTCCCTGGTGGCCTTGGACCCGGATAA
- a CDS encoding NAD(P)/FAD-dependent oxidoreductase has product MTVNGSISFWYAADGIPSPRPALAQSTTADVAIVGAGYTGLWTAYYLKQARPELDVVVLESRFAGFGASGRNGGWLTNSITGGRDQYVKTHGRAVVGRFQQLLNETVEEVIAVAGAEGIDADFHKGGELTVARNHAQLERLRAWAKEEALWPEAGTQLLSAGGTAERVHITGALGGLWQPHCARIHPAKLVRGLAAAVERLGVRLYEGTTVTEIAPGLARSMHGDVTARYVLRATEGFTANLKGSHRDWLPMNSSMIASEPLPAAVWAEIGWEHRDTVGDMAHAYMYAQRTADGRIALGGRGVPYRFGSRTDTDGATQQRTTELLTAILHDMFPAARDAAVDHAWAGVLGVPRDWKATVGLDPATGLGWAGGYVGTGVAATNLAARTLRDLILEPGSELTTMPWVNRKVRRWEIEPLRWIAVQAMYKAYHAADKAENRRQGPTSLIAKTADKVTGR; this is encoded by the coding sequence ATGACCGTCAACGGGAGCATCTCGTTCTGGTACGCCGCGGACGGCATTCCCTCGCCGCGCCCCGCCTTGGCTCAAAGCACGACGGCGGACGTCGCCATCGTGGGTGCCGGCTACACCGGGTTATGGACCGCCTACTATCTGAAGCAAGCGCGCCCGGAGCTGGACGTGGTGGTACTGGAGAGCCGCTTCGCCGGCTTCGGCGCGTCCGGACGGAACGGCGGCTGGCTGACCAACAGCATCACCGGCGGCCGGGACCAGTACGTCAAGACCCATGGCCGCGCCGTCGTCGGGCGCTTCCAGCAACTGCTCAACGAGACCGTGGAAGAGGTCATAGCCGTGGCCGGAGCCGAGGGGATTGATGCGGACTTCCACAAGGGCGGCGAACTCACCGTGGCTCGCAACCACGCCCAGCTTGAACGCCTGCGGGCCTGGGCCAAGGAGGAAGCGCTCTGGCCGGAGGCCGGGACGCAGCTGCTCTCTGCCGGCGGGACCGCGGAGCGGGTGCACATTACCGGTGCCCTCGGCGGGCTGTGGCAGCCGCACTGCGCCCGGATCCACCCGGCGAAGCTCGTGCGCGGACTGGCGGCCGCCGTCGAGCGTTTGGGCGTCAGGCTCTACGAAGGCACCACCGTGACGGAAATAGCGCCGGGTCTGGCCCGGAGCATGCACGGCGACGTCACGGCCAGATACGTGCTTCGCGCTACCGAAGGCTTCACCGCAAACCTGAAGGGCTCGCACCGGGACTGGCTGCCGATGAACTCATCCATGATCGCCTCCGAGCCCCTGCCCGCGGCGGTCTGGGCAGAAATCGGCTGGGAGCACCGGGACACCGTGGGCGACATGGCCCACGCCTACATGTATGCCCAGCGCACTGCGGACGGCCGGATCGCGCTCGGCGGCAGGGGAGTGCCGTACCGCTTCGGTTCCCGGACGGACACCGACGGCGCCACCCAGCAACGGACCACCGAACTGCTGACCGCGATCCTGCATGATATGTTTCCGGCCGCCCGCGATGCCGCCGTCGACCATGCCTGGGCCGGTGTGCTGGGCGTGCCGCGGGACTGGAAAGCCACCGTGGGACTGGACCCGGCGACCGGACTCGGGTGGGCCGGCGGCTACGTGGGCACCGGCGTCGCGGCCACCAACCTCGCCGCCCGCACCCTGCGCGACCTGATCCTGGAACCGGGAAGCGAGCTGACCACCATGCCCTGGGTCAACCGCAAGGTCCGGCGCTGGGAAATCGAACCGTTGCGCTGGATCGCCGTCCAAGCCATGTACAAGGCGTACCACGCCGCCGACAAGGCGGAGAACCGCAGGCAAGGGCCGACGTCGTTAATCGCCAAGACGGCAGATAAAGTGACCGGGCGTTAG
- a CDS encoding universal stress protein gives MQAALGAASWRSLPLRLVSLVALDPDNPEAVRAAEANMAERFAAAAAQLPGKVTRTVAPGKTIEDAIEGLDWDEGELMMIGSSRLARNNRLFLGATANRVLRALPVPMVVVPRNYIRRGTAADDVGQRV, from the coding sequence CTGCAGGCAGCGTTAGGGGCGGCGTCCTGGCGGTCCCTGCCGTTGCGGCTGGTGTCCCTGGTGGCCTTGGACCCGGATAACCCGGAAGCCGTCCGGGCAGCGGAAGCGAACATGGCCGAGCGCTTTGCCGCGGCTGCAGCACAGCTCCCGGGCAAGGTAACCCGGACCGTTGCCCCCGGCAAGACGATCGAGGATGCCATCGAAGGACTGGACTGGGACGAGGGCGAGCTGATGATGATCGGCTCCAGCCGGCTGGCCCGGAACAACCGCCTTTTCCTGGGGGCAACGGCCAACAGGGTGCTCCGGGCACTCCCGGTGCCGATGGTCGTGGTGCCGCGCAACTACATACGCCGCGGAACCGCTGCCGACGATGTGGGTCAGCGGGTCTGA
- a CDS encoding aspartate aminotransferase family protein, translated as MTQTSTTRSYTTPRGTDRQQAARDHLWMHMARHSNLAGGGSVPVISRGEGHLIFDDQGNEYIDGLSGLFVVQVGHGREELAQAAARQAKELAFMPLWSYAHPAAIDLSERLAHYAPGDLNRVFFTTGGGEAVETAWKLAKQYFKLKGKPNKTKVISRAVAYHGTPQGALSITGIPDMKAPFEPLVPGAFRVPNTNQYRAPSGLEDPEAFGRWAADRIGEAIEFEGPDTVAAVFLEPVQNSGGCFPPPPGYFQRVREICDEYDVLLVSDEVICAFGRIGSMFACDDFGYVPDMITCAKGLTSGYSPIGAMIASDKLFEPFKHGDTTFYHGYTFGGHPVSAAVAIANLDIFEREGLNAHVKQNARAFRATLEKLLDLPIVGDVRGEGYFYGIELVKDKATKETFNAEESEHLLRGFLSNALLDAGLYCRADDRGDPVVQLAPPLTIGQAEFDQIEQILRSVLVEGLNHL; from the coding sequence ATGACTCAAACATCCACCACCCGCTCCTATACAACGCCCCGCGGCACCGACCGCCAGCAAGCCGCGCGCGACCACCTCTGGATGCACATGGCCCGCCACTCCAACCTGGCCGGCGGCGGCTCGGTCCCGGTGATCAGCCGGGGCGAGGGGCACCTGATTTTCGACGACCAGGGCAACGAATACATCGACGGCTTGTCCGGCCTCTTCGTGGTCCAGGTCGGCCACGGCCGTGAAGAACTGGCGCAGGCCGCGGCCCGGCAAGCGAAGGAACTGGCCTTCATGCCGCTGTGGTCCTACGCCCACCCGGCGGCCATCGATCTCTCGGAACGCCTGGCGCACTACGCTCCGGGCGACCTGAACCGGGTCTTCTTCACCACCGGCGGCGGCGAGGCTGTTGAAACGGCGTGGAAGCTGGCCAAGCAGTACTTCAAACTCAAGGGCAAGCCGAACAAAACCAAGGTCATCTCCCGCGCCGTCGCCTACCACGGCACCCCGCAGGGCGCGCTGTCCATCACCGGCATCCCCGATATGAAGGCCCCCTTCGAACCATTGGTGCCCGGCGCCTTCCGGGTGCCGAACACCAATCAGTACCGCGCGCCGTCGGGCTTGGAAGATCCGGAGGCCTTCGGCCGCTGGGCCGCGGACCGGATCGGCGAGGCCATCGAATTCGAAGGCCCGGACACAGTGGCCGCGGTCTTCCTGGAGCCGGTGCAGAATTCCGGCGGTTGCTTCCCGCCCCCGCCGGGCTACTTCCAGCGGGTGCGCGAAATCTGCGACGAGTACGATGTCCTGCTGGTCTCGGACGAGGTCATCTGCGCGTTCGGCCGGATCGGTTCGATGTTCGCCTGCGATGACTTCGGCTACGTTCCGGACATGATCACCTGCGCCAAGGGCCTAACCAGCGGGTACTCCCCCATCGGCGCGATGATCGCCTCGGACAAGCTGTTCGAACCGTTCAAGCACGGCGACACCACGTTCTACCACGGCTACACCTTCGGCGGGCACCCGGTCTCCGCCGCCGTGGCCATAGCCAACCTGGACATCTTCGAACGCGAGGGACTCAACGCACATGTGAAGCAGAACGCACGGGCCTTCCGCGCCACGCTTGAGAAGCTGCTGGACCTGCCGATTGTCGGCGACGTCCGCGGCGAGGGCTACTTCTACGGCATCGAGCTGGTCAAGGACAAGGCCACCAAGGAGACGTTCAACGCCGAGGAATCCGAACATCTGCTGCGCGGCTTCCTGTCCAATGCGCTGCTCGATGCCGGCCTCTACTGCCGCGCCGATGACCGCGGCGACCCCGTGGTCCAGCTCGCCCCGCCGCTGACCATCGGGCAGGCCGAGTTCGACCAGATCGAGCAGATCCTGCGCTCCGTCCTGGTCGAAGGGCTGAACCACCTCTAG
- a CDS encoding Lrp/AsnC family transcriptional regulator produces MTHTGSGHAHGPVDTVSKAIIEQLQEDGRRSYAAIGKAVGLSEAAVRQRVQKLMDSGIVQIVAVTDPMQMGFSRQAMLGIKANNDVLKVSDQVAALDKVDYCVATAGTFDILAEIICENDNDLLLLVNQIRSIPGVLSTETLMYLSLRKQAYNWGTR; encoded by the coding sequence TTGACCCACACGGGCAGCGGGCACGCCCACGGCCCGGTGGACACGGTGTCCAAGGCCATCATCGAACAACTGCAGGAAGACGGCCGACGCTCCTACGCTGCCATCGGCAAAGCTGTTGGACTCTCGGAAGCTGCGGTCCGCCAGCGGGTACAAAAACTGATGGACAGCGGCATCGTCCAGATTGTCGCTGTCACGGACCCCATGCAGATGGGGTTTTCCCGCCAAGCCATGCTGGGCATCAAGGCCAATAATGACGTGCTGAAGGTGTCCGACCAGGTGGCCGCCCTGGACAAAGTGGACTATTGCGTGGCTACCGCCGGCACCTTCGACATCCTCGCCGAAATCATCTGCGAAAACGACAACGATCTGCTGCTGCTGGTCAACCAGATCCGCAGCATTCCCGGTGTCCTGAGCACCGAAACACTGATGTATCTGTCCCTGCGGAAGCAGGCCTACAACTGGGGAACACGATGA
- a CDS encoding ABC transporter ATP-binding protein — MVQTNPQKHDAGAENRGADLRLAAITKRFGGFLAVDNLDLKIPAGSFFALLGPSGCGKTTTLRMIAGLEQPTSGSLSIGGKDITGTSAHERPVNTVFQNYALFPHMSVLDNVAFGLKRRKIRDHQARAKQALELVELAHLSARRPAQLSGGQQQRVALARAIVNEPALLLLDEPLGALDMKLRRQMQVELKRIQTDVGLTFVHVTHDQEEAMTMADTVAVMNQGQVEQLGAPRELYELPRTAFVANFLGKSNLVAGEIVEDRGDAVVINAGGNRLAVRKDRSTTHHGKALIGIRPEKLRMMWPADAPDDGSNILWGRVLDSSFTGVSTEYLVEVAGIGAVGVFSQNHGQQLAAPGDEVVLTWDTAHAFGLDGDEDTQAGARETEAAAT; from the coding sequence ATGGTTCAGACCAATCCGCAAAAGCACGACGCCGGCGCCGAGAACCGGGGCGCCGACCTGCGGCTCGCTGCCATCACCAAGCGGTTCGGCGGCTTCCTGGCCGTCGACAACCTGGATCTGAAAATCCCGGCCGGATCGTTCTTCGCGCTGCTGGGTCCCTCCGGCTGCGGAAAGACCACCACTCTGCGGATGATCGCGGGCCTGGAGCAGCCGACGTCGGGAAGCCTCAGCATCGGCGGCAAAGACATCACCGGAACCAGTGCCCACGAGCGGCCGGTCAACACCGTGTTCCAGAATTATGCGCTCTTTCCGCACATGAGTGTGCTGGACAACGTGGCCTTCGGGCTCAAGCGGCGGAAAATCAGGGATCACCAGGCCAGGGCCAAGCAGGCATTGGAACTGGTCGAACTGGCCCATCTTTCGGCGCGGCGGCCTGCGCAGCTGTCGGGCGGGCAGCAGCAACGGGTGGCTCTGGCCCGAGCGATCGTGAACGAGCCCGCGCTGCTCCTGCTGGATGAACCGCTGGGGGCGCTGGACATGAAACTGCGCCGGCAGATGCAGGTGGAGCTGAAGCGGATCCAGACCGATGTCGGCCTGACCTTTGTGCATGTCACCCATGACCAGGAAGAGGCCATGACCATGGCGGACACCGTGGCCGTCATGAACCAGGGCCAGGTAGAGCAGCTGGGCGCGCCGCGCGAGCTGTACGAACTGCCGCGGACCGCTTTTGTCGCCAACTTCCTCGGCAAGTCCAACCTGGTAGCGGGTGAAATTGTCGAGGACCGCGGCGACGCCGTCGTTATTAATGCGGGCGGAAACCGGTTGGCTGTGCGCAAGGACCGCTCTACCACGCACCACGGCAAGGCGCTGATCGGGATCCGGCCGGAGAAGCTGCGGATGATGTGGCCCGCCGATGCTCCCGACGATGGGTCGAACATCCTGTGGGGCCGCGTGCTCGACTCTTCCTTCACCGGGGTCAGCACCGAGTACCTGGTGGAGGTGGCCGGGATCGGGGCGGTAGGAGTGTTCAGCCAGAATCACGGCCAGCAATTGGCGGCTCCCGGCGATGAGGTTGTGCTGACTTGGGATACGGCGCATGCCTTCGGCCTGGACGGCGATGAAGACACGCAGGCCGGGGCCAGGGAAACGGAAGCGGCGGCGACATGA